In Halobaculum magnesiiphilum, the following proteins share a genomic window:
- a CDS encoding HalOD1 output domain-containing protein, which translates to MSEQLVLLFARLGIDPDTQPSVLHDSVETDALNALAEAPTATVSFALWGHWVRITPDVIEVYAPVTEFTSDTGVEEPRT; encoded by the coding sequence GTGTCCGAACAACTGGTGTTACTGTTCGCACGGCTCGGGATCGATCCCGATACCCAGCCATCCGTGTTGCATGATTCCGTCGAGACCGACGCATTGAACGCCCTCGCGGAGGCGCCGACCGCGACGGTGTCGTTCGCGCTGTGGGGCCATTGGGTCCGGATCACCCCTGACGTGATCGAGGTGTACGCGCCGGTCACCGAGTTCACCTCGGATACGGGGGTCGAAGAACCGCGGACGTGA
- a CDS encoding HalOD1 output domain-containing protein: METPTYRTDWTEFERPSTAVVVAVAEAIGVEADQLPVLNEYVDGDALDTLLRRSNAGVEVSFEYDTVTVRASSDGRLDVESLR; this comes from the coding sequence ATGGAGACCCCGACTTACCGAACCGATTGGACGGAGTTCGAGCGCCCGAGTACCGCCGTTGTGGTCGCCGTCGCGGAGGCGATCGGCGTCGAGGCGGATCAGCTCCCGGTGCTCAACGAGTACGTCGACGGGGACGCCCTCGACACGCTTCTCCGGCGGTCGAACGCCGGCGTTGAGGTGTCGTTCGAGTACGACACCGTCACCGTTCGAGCGTCGTCCGACGGGCGGCTCGACGTGGAGTCGCTCCGGTAG
- a CDS encoding Gfo/Idh/MocA family protein: MSAANDAAEEAATDGPVRVGVVGVGSMGRNHARVYRELADVELVGVADMDTEAAERVAREYGTVAYDTDDLLGVADAVSVAVPTSAHAPVLERCIDAGVHALVEKPFVDDLATGRELAARAEEAGVTVQVGHVERFNPAVRTLMRILPNLDVLAVDARRLGPPTDRELDGTVVSDLMIHDIDVINAVIDARPGTLGATGAADGDYATVQCVYEDGTVTTFTASRVTRRKVRRLEITARECLVVVDYLAQTVEIHRSEVPEYVESNGTVRHRTESVVERPFVETGEPLKAELGAFVEAVREGSEPMVTVEDGLAAVEFARQVEGVIGMEDELAARQEATR; encoded by the coding sequence GTGAGCGCCGCCAACGACGCCGCCGAGGAGGCGGCCACGGACGGACCCGTTCGGGTGGGTGTCGTCGGTGTCGGGAGCATGGGGCGCAACCATGCCCGGGTCTACCGCGAGCTCGCCGATGTCGAGTTGGTCGGCGTCGCCGACATGGACACCGAGGCGGCCGAGCGCGTCGCCCGCGAGTACGGCACGGTCGCGTACGACACCGACGACCTCCTCGGGGTCGCAGACGCGGTGAGCGTCGCGGTCCCGACGAGCGCGCACGCGCCGGTGCTCGAACGGTGTATCGACGCCGGCGTGCACGCGCTCGTCGAGAAGCCGTTCGTCGACGACCTCGCGACCGGACGCGAGCTGGCGGCCCGGGCCGAGGAGGCCGGGGTCACCGTTCAGGTGGGACACGTCGAGCGGTTCAACCCGGCGGTACGGACGTTGATGCGGATCCTCCCGAACCTCGACGTGCTCGCGGTCGACGCGCGTCGACTCGGTCCGCCGACGGACCGCGAGCTGGACGGCACCGTCGTCTCGGACCTGATGATCCACGACATCGACGTGATCAACGCGGTCATCGACGCCCGTCCCGGCACGCTCGGCGCGACCGGCGCGGCCGACGGCGACTACGCCACCGTCCAGTGCGTCTACGAGGACGGCACCGTCACGACGTTCACGGCCAGTCGGGTCACCCGTCGGAAGGTCAGACGGCTCGAGATCACCGCCCGCGAGTGTTTGGTCGTCGTCGACTACCTCGCACAGACCGTCGAGATCCACCGCAGCGAGGTGCCCGAGTACGTGGAGTCGAACGGCACGGTCCGCCACCGCACCGAGAGCGTCGTCGAGCGACCGTTCGTCGAGACGGGCGAGCCGCTGAAGGCCGAACTCGGTGCGTTCGTCGAGGCGGTCCGCGAGGGGAGCGAGCCGATGGTCACGGTCGAGGACGGCCTCGCGGCCGTCGAGTTCGCCCGGCAGGTCGAGGGCGTGATCGGAATGGAGGACGAACTCGCCGCGCGACAGGAGGCGACGCGATGA
- a CDS encoding GNAT family N-acetyltransferase, whose translation MSIEVRPVDDDERWNGYLEHAPTPTPFHYAEVLDVLASAAGATLHRLGGFKGQEPVGLFPVFEVDRGPVSGVFSPPPDLKVPYLGPTLVVRGDAPKRRRLDRQHHEFVERTVEHLSASMDPGLVNVRTPPGYDDVRPFSWNEYEADPRYTYVVDITRSEEELLDSFSSDARRNVTDDYDVDYEILPGDAADIERIVEQTRRRHAEQGEPFPIDSSFVVDLYEAAPKGVVRPVVCRIDGEFTAGTVCLEAHGAAIRWVGSAKPPCDLPANDLIDWEYCRRAAGRGVRSFDLAGANTPRIAEYKAKFAPDLVPYYRVKHASRTMDVAVSLYNKLR comes from the coding sequence ATGAGCATCGAGGTTCGGCCGGTCGACGACGACGAACGATGGAACGGCTACCTCGAACACGCCCCGACGCCGACGCCGTTTCACTACGCGGAGGTGCTGGACGTGCTCGCGTCCGCGGCGGGCGCGACGCTCCACCGCCTCGGCGGATTCAAAGGACAGGAGCCGGTGGGGCTGTTTCCGGTGTTCGAGGTGGACCGCGGCCCGGTCTCGGGTGTGTTCTCGCCGCCGCCGGACCTGAAGGTACCGTACCTCGGCCCCACGCTCGTCGTCCGCGGCGACGCGCCGAAGCGTCGTCGCCTCGACCGCCAACACCACGAGTTCGTCGAGCGGACCGTCGAGCATCTGTCGGCCTCGATGGACCCCGGGCTCGTCAACGTCCGCACACCCCCGGGGTACGACGACGTTCGCCCGTTCTCATGGAACGAGTACGAGGCGGATCCGCGCTACACGTACGTGGTCGACATCACGAGGTCCGAGGAGGAACTGCTCGACAGCTTCAGCTCGGACGCCAGACGCAACGTCACCGACGACTACGACGTGGACTACGAGATCCTTCCGGGCGACGCCGCGGACATCGAGCGGATCGTCGAACAGACCAGGCGGCGCCACGCCGAGCAGGGGGAGCCGTTCCCGATCGACTCCTCGTTCGTGGTCGACCTATACGAGGCGGCGCCGAAGGGGGTTGTCCGTCCCGTCGTCTGTCGGATCGACGGCGAGTTCACCGCCGGAACTGTCTGCCTCGAAGCCCACGGCGCCGCGATCCGGTGGGTGGGCTCGGCGAAGCCGCCCTGTGACCTCCCCGCGAACGACCTGATCGACTGGGAGTACTGCCGACGCGCGGCCGGTCGAGGGGTGCGCTCGTTCGACCTCGCGGGCGCGAACACCCCCCGGATCGCCGAGTACAAGGCGAAGTTCGCCCCCGACCTCGTGCCCTACTACCGGGTAAAGCACGCCTCCCGAACGATGGACGTAGCCGTGTCGTTATATAATAAACTGCGGTGA
- a CDS encoding alkaline phosphatase family protein yields MSDRDQTELRTLLIGIDGASWSVLDPLRAEGILPTLGSLFDRGAVGDLASQLPPWTPSAWPSLYTGVNPGKHGVFDFLSFDGYDWDLVDRGDVHEHALWELLDQRGLRSVVVNVPVTDPPRPFDGALVPGYVAPEEPTCHPAGLLDDLREEIGEYRVYAPEDATDEEEIDWYERLVRMRGDAFRHLADEYDPHFGFVQFQQTDTVFHERPTDDRAVERVFSAVDDEIGRILDVCDPDTVIVASDHGIGPYEGHEFRVNSFLRESSYVRTTTGEGGMPSWGEVARDGDASPSFASRAVKAAATVGITSQRINRLLSALRIDGFVLDRVSTETVRAATERVDFPASAAYMRSRTELGVRINKAGRDPQGVVSPSEYASVREDLIEALEAVRTPDGEPAFEAVVPAEDVFHGPHVDDAVDIVTVPREFDVYLSASVRDEQFGPPSEPWNHKPTGVVSVTGMGVDADEPLEDAHLFDVAPTVLSALGVPPSDRMDGGTLPPVASVPPAEYAPFSPRDTERTSTGTVEDRLSNLGYLEGER; encoded by the coding sequence GTGAGCGACCGAGACCAAACCGAGCTACGGACCCTTCTGATCGGGATCGACGGAGCCTCGTGGTCCGTGCTCGATCCGTTACGTGCGGAGGGAATACTCCCGACGCTCGGATCGCTGTTCGATCGGGGTGCCGTCGGCGATCTGGCGTCGCAGCTTCCCCCGTGGACGCCCAGCGCGTGGCCGTCGCTGTACACCGGTGTTAACCCTGGTAAGCACGGCGTATTCGACTTCCTCAGCTTCGACGGGTACGACTGGGACCTCGTCGACCGCGGCGACGTACACGAGCACGCCCTGTGGGAGCTGCTGGATCAACGGGGGCTTCGAAGCGTCGTCGTGAACGTCCCGGTGACCGACCCCCCGCGACCGTTCGACGGCGCGCTCGTGCCCGGGTACGTCGCCCCCGAGGAGCCGACCTGTCACCCGGCGGGCCTCCTGGACGACCTCCGCGAGGAGATCGGCGAGTACCGCGTGTACGCGCCAGAGGACGCGACCGACGAGGAGGAGATCGACTGGTACGAGCGGCTCGTCCGGATGCGCGGGGACGCCTTCCGCCACCTGGCCGACGAGTACGACCCGCACTTCGGGTTCGTCCAGTTCCAACAGACGGACACCGTCTTCCACGAACGGCCGACTGACGACCGCGCCGTCGAGCGGGTGTTCTCCGCCGTCGACGACGAGATCGGACGGATCCTCGACGTGTGTGATCCCGACACGGTGATCGTCGCGAGCGATCACGGGATCGGTCCCTACGAGGGACACGAGTTCCGCGTGAACTCCTTTCTCCGCGAGTCCTCGTACGTTCGAACGACCACCGGCGAGGGTGGAATGCCGTCGTGGGGGGAGGTAGCTCGCGACGGCGACGCGTCACCGTCCTTCGCCAGCCGGGCCGTCAAGGCCGCTGCGACCGTCGGCATCACCAGCCAACGGATCAACAGGCTGCTGTCCGCGCTCCGGATCGACGGGTTCGTTCTCGATCGCGTCTCGACGGAGACGGTCCGGGCGGCGACCGAGCGGGTCGACTTCCCCGCGTCCGCGGCGTACATGCGCTCGCGGACGGAACTGGGAGTCCGGATCAACAAGGCGGGGCGCGACCCGCAGGGTGTGGTCTCCCCGAGCGAGTACGCCTCGGTCCGCGAGGACCTGATCGAGGCGTTGGAGGCCGTCCGGACGCCGGACGGCGAACCGGCGTTCGAGGCGGTCGTCCCGGCGGAGGACGTGTTTCACGGCCCCCACGTCGACGACGCGGTCGACATCGTCACGGTCCCGCGGGAGTTCGACGTGTACCTCTCGGCGTCGGTCCGCGACGAGCAGTTCGGCCCGCCCTCGGAGCCGTGGAACCACAAGCCCACGGGAGTCGTCTCGGTGACGGGAATGGGCGTCGACGCCGACGAACCGCTGGAGGACGCCCACCTGTTCGACGTCGCGCCGACGGTGCTGTCCGCCCTCGGGGTCCCTCCGAGCGACCGGATGGACGGCGGGACGCTCCCGCCGGTGGCGTCAGTGCCCCCGGCCGAGTACGCGCCGTTCTCGCCGCGGGACACCGAACGAACGAGCACCGGAACCGTCGAGGATCGGCTCTCGAACCTCGGGTATCTGGAGGGAGAACGATGA
- a CDS encoding acyltransferase: MTDVYGHAQTDGGTSASDIHSDAILKREGGRGPTFGADPTIREGTVVYADVVVGDRFTTGHHAIVREGTRAGDDVLVGTQAVLDGDCTVGDDVSIQTGVYCPTGTTLGDRVFLGPHAVLTNDPYPLRTDADLDAPTLEDDVSVGANATILPGVTVGEGAFVAADALVTEDVPPRTLAVGSPAEFRPLPPELEGGNDQ; this comes from the coding sequence ATGACCGACGTGTACGGTCACGCACAGACGGACGGTGGAACTTCCGCATCGGACATCCACTCTGACGCAATCCTCAAACGCGAGGGCGGACGCGGGCCGACGTTCGGCGCCGACCCGACGATCCGCGAGGGAACCGTGGTCTACGCCGACGTGGTCGTCGGCGACCGGTTCACGACGGGCCACCACGCGATCGTCCGAGAGGGGACGAGAGCCGGCGACGACGTGCTCGTCGGCACGCAGGCCGTCCTCGACGGCGACTGCACCGTCGGCGACGACGTGAGTATTCAGACCGGCGTGTACTGTCCGACCGGCACCACCCTCGGCGACCGGGTGTTCCTCGGTCCCCACGCGGTGCTCACGAACGACCCGTACCCGCTTCGGACGGACGCGGACCTGGACGCCCCGACGCTCGAGGACGACGTCTCCGTCGGCGCGAACGCGACGATCCTCCCAGGTGTCACCGTCGGCGAGGGCGCGTTCGTCGCCGCCGACGCGCTCGTCACCGAGGACGTTCCCCCGCGGACGCTCGCGGTGGGATCGCCCGCGGAGTTCCGTCCGCTTCCCCCGGAGCTCGAGGGGGGGAACGACCAGTGA
- a CDS encoding nucleotide sugar dehydrogenase: MSERAELAAPLYGSDRSESAQREAFTRGEYPVTVYGLGKMGLPIATVFAETTGTVTGVDIDESVVDRVNDGDCHVRNEPGLDEAVADLVADGALRATTDGAAAAEGARIHVVIVPTLITEDHQPDTSVVTSVARDIAEGLAPGDLVCVESTLPPGTCRDVLAPLLRYESGLDDGEFGIAFCPERTSSGRALADVRGSHPKVVGGVDAESTRAAALAYDELTTNEVIPVSDTTTAEAVKVFEGLYRDVNIALANELARFTGELGIDVREAIDVANTQPYCDIHDPGPGVGGHCIPYYPYFVLNWLETPAPLLATAREVNDATPVHVVDLLEARIEERGDSLAGSTVVVLGITYRAGVAETRASPAIDICRTLDDRGATVYASDPLVDAEGIPATWVHPEEVGAIDADAVVLATDHEEFDAIDWDAYPSSTVLIDTRDALDDDGLERDVYVVGRGP, encoded by the coding sequence ATGAGCGAACGCGCCGAGCTCGCCGCGCCGCTGTACGGGAGCGACAGGTCCGAATCCGCCCAACGCGAGGCGTTCACCCGCGGCGAGTACCCGGTCACCGTCTACGGCCTCGGAAAGATGGGCCTCCCCATCGCGACCGTCTTCGCCGAGACCACAGGAACCGTCACCGGCGTCGATATCGACGAGTCGGTCGTCGACCGCGTCAACGACGGGGACTGTCACGTGCGAAACGAGCCCGGCCTCGACGAGGCGGTCGCCGACCTCGTCGCCGACGGGGCGCTGCGCGCGACCACCGACGGCGCCGCGGCCGCAGAGGGCGCCCGGATCCACGTCGTCATCGTCCCGACCCTGATCACCGAGGACCACCAGCCCGACACCTCGGTCGTCACGAGCGTCGCGCGCGACATCGCGGAGGGGCTGGCGCCGGGCGATCTGGTCTGCGTCGAGTCGACGCTCCCGCCGGGCACCTGTCGGGATGTGCTCGCGCCGCTGTTGCGGTACGAGAGCGGACTCGACGACGGCGAGTTCGGGATCGCGTTCTGTCCCGAGCGCACCTCCAGCGGTCGAGCGCTCGCGGACGTGCGCGGGAGCCACCCGAAGGTCGTCGGCGGCGTCGACGCCGAGAGCACGCGCGCGGCGGCGCTGGCGTACGACGAGCTGACGACGAACGAGGTGATCCCCGTCTCGGACACGACGACCGCGGAGGCGGTGAAGGTGTTCGAGGGACTGTACCGCGACGTGAACATCGCGCTGGCGAACGAGTTGGCGCGGTTCACGGGGGAACTCGGGATCGACGTGCGCGAGGCGATCGACGTGGCGAACACGCAGCCGTACTGCGACATCCACGACCCCGGCCCGGGCGTCGGCGGCCACTGCATCCCGTATTACCCGTACTTCGTGCTCAACTGGCTGGAGACGCCCGCGCCGCTGCTCGCGACCGCCCGCGAGGTGAACGACGCGACGCCGGTCCACGTTGTCGACCTCCTGGAGGCTCGGATCGAAGAGCGGGGGGACTCGCTCGCGGGGTCGACGGTCGTCGTCCTCGGGATCACCTACCGCGCCGGCGTCGCGGAGACGCGTGCGAGCCCGGCGATCGACATCTGTCGGACGCTCGACGACCGCGGCGCGACCGTGTACGCCAGCGACCCGCTCGTCGACGCCGAGGGGATCCCCGCGACGTGGGTTCACCCCGAGGAGGTCGGCGCCATCGACGCCGACGCGGTCGTGCTCGCGACCGACCACGAGGAGTTCGACGCCATCGACTGGGACGCCTACCCGTCGTCGACGGTCCTGATCGACACGCGCGACGCGCTCGACGACGACGGGCTCGAACGCGACGTGTACGTCGTCGGGAGGGGACCGTGA
- a CDS encoding DMT family transporter: MNLRSVWRTAPTTGVLFVILATLWGGSFVAIEAGVKEWPPLLFAAIRYDLAGVLVLAVAAVGGGRVLPRTRGDLAAVASLAVFVVFAHHALLYVGQGTVPGAVASAVVALSPVLTALIAPYVLGAGELGRVQYLGVALGFLGVVAVTDPGSAGGIPATGTLLVFGATVAFAVGTVLLRRVRPTISAAALQGWGMLVGAVLLHGGSRALGEAQTVVVSTTGVATLAFLVVGPGVIAFLLYFRLLDSVGATRTMLVGYLEPIAAAGLSFALFGYVPTDGAVIGFLLVLGGFALVEGNALRDAAGGAVGRLRAALP; encoded by the coding sequence ATGAATCTCCGTTCTGTTTGGAGAACCGCGCCGACGACCGGCGTGTTGTTCGTTATCCTTGCGACGCTGTGGGGCGGGTCGTTCGTCGCCATCGAGGCCGGCGTGAAGGAGTGGCCGCCGTTGCTGTTCGCGGCGATCAGGTACGACCTCGCGGGCGTGCTCGTGCTCGCGGTCGCGGCCGTTGGGGGTGGACGCGTGCTGCCGCGGACACGAGGGGACCTCGCCGCCGTCGCGAGCCTCGCGGTATTCGTCGTCTTCGCACACCACGCGCTGTTGTACGTCGGACAGGGGACGGTCCCCGGGGCGGTCGCCTCCGCGGTCGTCGCGCTTTCGCCAGTCCTGACTGCGCTGATCGCGCCGTACGTGCTCGGCGCGGGGGAACTCGGTCGAGTCCAGTATCTGGGGGTCGCTCTCGGGTTCCTCGGCGTCGTCGCGGTGACGGATCCCGGATCAGCAGGCGGTATCCCGGCGACCGGCACGCTACTCGTGTTCGGGGCGACCGTCGCGTTCGCCGTCGGGACGGTCCTGTTGCGGCGGGTTCGGCCGACGATCTCGGCGGCGGCACTGCAGGGGTGGGGGATGCTGGTCGGGGCCGTCCTGCTTCACGGCGGGAGCCGTGCACTCGGCGAGGCCCAGACGGTCGTCGTCTCGACGACGGGGGTGGCGACGCTCGCGTTTCTCGTCGTCGGGCCAGGCGTGATCGCGTTCCTCCTGTACTTCCGGCTGCTCGACTCGGTGGGGGCGACGCGGACGATGCTCGTCGGCTATCTCGAACCCATCGCCGCCGCCGGGCTCTCGTTCGCGCTGTTCGGCTACGTGCCGACCGACGGCGCCGTGATCGGCTTTCTCCTCGTGCTCGGCGGCTTCGCGCTCGTCGAGGGGAACGCCCTCAGAGACGCCGCGGGCGGTGCGGTCGGACGGCTCCGCGCGGCGCTTCCGTGA
- a CDS encoding GNAT family N-acetyltransferase — protein MFESATGGSAGDSSRLESTTCRSIEEIRENQLNNLVTQSEGGTLFHRYGWLAAVEEGLDVEPRHVTVRKGDNPVGFLPNFAADLPLPGEVGDRVADALPLEIVQPPPPGYGGPIVTSDKLEILARLFDPAALTNGPRTVSHYVQTFDPDAVRYGRFLESLGYTPKITECTFVLDLDDDWETVLENMDKGRRRGIRRALEQDYEVEIRPFGDELNRTHDEYVSNIERVGGNRLPLRFFEAIAARIPERVRLFKAVVDGDEVGRYVYLLDDESSVLHHWLSAIGDSDDFDRYPSELLHQRAIKWGMQEGYDRYSFGPVSPHFSNSVFRFKEKYGGTPVQLCRWERGTLPGASTVYDLARTRYRRSQIDTE, from the coding sequence ATGTTCGAGAGCGCAACGGGCGGATCCGCCGGTGATTCCTCCCGTCTTGAGTCCACGACCTGTCGCAGTATCGAGGAAATCCGCGAGAACCAGTTGAACAACCTCGTGACGCAGTCGGAGGGCGGAACGCTGTTCCACCGATACGGCTGGCTGGCGGCCGTCGAGGAGGGTCTCGACGTCGAGCCGCGGCACGTCACCGTGCGCAAGGGCGACAACCCCGTCGGATTTCTCCCGAACTTCGCGGCCGACCTCCCGCTACCGGGCGAGGTCGGCGATCGGGTCGCGGACGCGCTTCCGCTCGAGATCGTGCAACCGCCGCCTCCCGGCTACGGGGGCCCGATCGTGACGAGCGACAAGCTCGAGATCCTCGCCCGGCTCTTCGATCCTGCCGCGTTGACGAACGGTCCCAGAACGGTCTCCCACTACGTTCAGACGTTCGATCCCGACGCCGTCCGGTACGGGCGATTCCTCGAATCGTTGGGATACACTCCGAAGATCACCGAATGTACGTTCGTTCTCGACCTCGACGACGACTGGGAAACCGTCCTCGAGAACATGGACAAGGGACGGCGCCGCGGGATACGCCGCGCGCTCGAACAGGACTACGAGGTCGAGATCCGTCCGTTCGGCGACGAACTGAACCGGACGCACGACGAGTACGTCTCGAACATCGAACGGGTTGGTGGAAACCGACTCCCGCTGCGGTTCTTCGAGGCGATCGCGGCGCGGATCCCCGAGCGCGTCAGGCTGTTCAAGGCGGTCGTCGACGGCGACGAGGTCGGACGGTACGTCTATCTCCTCGACGACGAGAGCTCGGTACTCCACCACTGGCTGTCCGCCATCGGCGACAGCGATGACTTCGATCGCTACCCCTCGGAGCTTCTCCACCAGCGGGCGATCAAGTGGGGGATGCAGGAGGGGTACGACCGCTACTCGTTCGGGCCTGTCTCGCCGCACTTCTCCAACTCCGTGTTTCGGTTCAAGGAGAAGTACGGCGGGACGCCGGTCCAGTTGTGCCGCTGGGAACGCGGCACGCTTCCGGGGGCGTCGACCGTCTACGACCTCGCACGTACGCGGTATCGTCGGTCACAGATCGACACGGAGTAG
- a CDS encoding DegT/DnrJ/EryC1/StrS family aminotransferase, whose protein sequence is MIPLASPDVGADERERVLDVLDSGQLADGEEVRAFEREFARYCGTEHAVATTNGTTALHAAFEALGIGEGDAVVTTPFSFIASANSIVHAGAEPAFADVEPTTLTLDPARVEEVLAERDDVAAILAVHIYGMPADMDRLRALADEYDVALVEDAAQAHGATYEGEPVGSLADAACFSFYPTKNMTSGEGGMITTDDGALAERAARFCDHGRTVEYRHGEVGHNFRMTSLCAAIGRAQLEKLPEYNLARRGNAAYLTEHFAGTSVETPAEPDGRTPVYHQYTVRSDHRDLLESHLADHGVSSAVYYPLPIHEQPAYPDVDVSLPVAERAAERVLSLPVHPDLSVADLEAVVDAVERFDHSERVPEAAADEGRVDS, encoded by the coding sequence GTGATCCCCCTCGCGAGTCCCGACGTCGGAGCCGACGAGCGCGAGCGCGTCCTCGACGTGCTCGATTCGGGCCAGCTCGCCGACGGCGAGGAGGTCCGAGCGTTCGAGCGGGAGTTCGCCCGGTACTGCGGGACCGAGCACGCGGTGGCGACGACCAACGGGACGACGGCCCTCCATGCCGCCTTCGAGGCGCTCGGGATCGGCGAGGGCGACGCGGTGGTCACGACGCCGTTCTCGTTCATCGCGAGCGCGAACTCCATCGTCCACGCCGGCGCCGAACCGGCGTTCGCCGACGTGGAGCCAACGACGCTCACGCTCGATCCCGCTCGCGTCGAGGAGGTACTCGCCGAGCGCGACGACGTGGCCGCGATCCTCGCGGTCCACATCTACGGCATGCCCGCCGACATGGACCGGTTGCGCGCGCTCGCCGACGAGTACGACGTGGCGCTCGTCGAGGACGCCGCGCAGGCTCACGGCGCGACCTACGAGGGAGAACCCGTCGGAAGCCTCGCCGACGCCGCTTGCTTCTCGTTTTACCCGACGAAGAACATGACCAGCGGGGAGGGCGGGATGATCACCACCGACGACGGGGCGCTCGCCGAGCGCGCCGCCCGCTTCTGTGACCACGGACGAACCGTCGAGTACCGCCACGGCGAGGTCGGGCACAACTTCCGGATGACGAGCCTGTGTGCGGCCATCGGCCGCGCGCAACTGGAGAAGCTCCCCGAGTACAACCTCGCGCGCCGCGGCAACGCCGCCTACCTCACCGAGCACTTCGCGGGCACGTCCGTCGAGACGCCCGCCGAACCGGACGGACGCACGCCGGTGTATCACCAGTACACTGTCCGCTCGGATCACCGCGACCTGCTGGAGTCGCACCTGGCGGACCACGGCGTCTCCTCGGCGGTGTACTACCCGCTGCCGATCCACGAGCAGCCGGCGTATCCGGACGTCGACGTGTCGCTTCCCGTCGCCGAGCGCGCGGCCGAGCGCGTCCTCTCGCTGCCGGTCCACCCCGACCTCTCGGTGGCCGACCTGGAGGCCGTCGTCGACGCGGTCGAGCGCTTCGACCACAGCGAACGGGTACCCGAGGCGGCCGCGGACGAGGGGAGGGTGGACTCGTGA
- a CDS encoding Lrp/AsnC family transcriptional regulator, with protein sequence MDERDVRILKAIADLGTGSPERINEETGIPVSTVHYRLNNLREAGVITNDLYDLDLEALGLGVTVLVEVLADYAGEHADVASTITEIEGVTTLLSTMGETDFVAVAHLPDDKAVGRLLREFERIPAVERTNSTYVIETLYDDARALSSYSTDSLVEALVDE encoded by the coding sequence ATGGACGAGCGCGACGTTCGCATCCTCAAGGCGATCGCCGACCTGGGGACCGGGAGCCCCGAGCGGATCAACGAGGAGACCGGGATCCCCGTCTCGACCGTGCACTACCGGCTGAACAACCTCCGGGAGGCCGGCGTGATCACCAACGACCTGTACGACCTGGACCTCGAGGCGCTCGGATTGGGCGTGACGGTGCTCGTCGAGGTGCTCGCCGACTACGCCGGCGAGCACGCGGACGTCGCGTCGACGATCACCGAGATCGAGGGGGTGACGACGCTGTTGTCGACGATGGGCGAGACCGACTTCGTCGCGGTCGCGCACTTACCCGACGACAAGGCGGTCGGGCGGTTGCTCCGGGAGTTCGAGCGGATCCCCGCCGTCGAGCGGACCAACTCCACGTACGTCATCGAGACGCTGTACGACGACGCACGCGCGCTCTCGTCGTACTCGACGGATTCGCTCGTCGAGGCGCTCGTCGACGAGTGA